The DNA region CTTTCTCGGCTTGTTTATTTGCTTTCAGCAGCAGGGAGAGCCAGGCAGCAATGCCTGGCTTTTTTGTTGCAATGCGATTGCCATCGCGTTGCTAGTAACACTATAGGCAGCGTTGTCATAAATGACCGCCACTACATTTGGCGTTTTCAGTGTGATCGCGTGGTTGCCAAGATGGCCATCTGGTAGGTCTGTGGTCATGGTGTGTCTGCTTCGTAGTGCAGTAGGTCACCTGGTTGGCAGCCAAAGTAGGCGCACAGTTTCTCTAGATTTTTCGCATCAATCATTGAAAACTGATTGCGACGCAGCTTGCTGAGTGAGGACTCAGCAACGCCGAGCTCAGCAGCCAAGGCTTTTGCCGTCAGCTTGCGCGCCTTCATCTCGAAGTCGAGCGTGCACCTCAAAGTCATGTGTTTCGGCGTCTGCGATGAATGGTGCCGCCTTTCCGCCGAAGGCGCAAGCACGCAAGCTCATGACCTTGCGATCGCGTGGTCACACTGCTAACTTTCTGGCAGCCGCCATCGAGCAGTGCTCGCAGTTCAGTCGCAAGGCCAGTTACGGAAAGTGCCAGCGGTGTTCGCCGGCATGGATCGCGCCGATGCGCTTGCTTTCGTTTCGCGAATGTTTGACGCAGCAGATGCTGGTGCCGCCGTTTGGTGTGACCTTGAGCTGGTGCGTCGGTTTCTGGCTGCTTGCAGCCGCACCTGTAGCAGCGAAACAAGATCCGGCTATCAGCGCGAGATTCGGCACCTGATCGAATGGCGCGACCAGCACCACGCCGGCGTGCCATTGCGGCTGCTTGATCCGGCCATTGCGCAAGATTTCGTCGATGGTTTGCTGCAGCAGGTTGAAACCGGCGCCATCAAGCCACGCACCTTTAACCGGCGCATTGCGGCTATCTCAGCGATGTACCGGTGGGCATCTGAACCATGCCGTTCTGGCGTATCTGGTGTGCCCCGAAACCCGATGCCACGTCGGTCAATGCTGCAAGCCGCGAAGTGCACTCGTGCATTGACTGAGCCAGACCTTGATTCAGTGCTTGGCGTAATTGCTGCTGCAGCACGCAATGGCTGCCGTTTGGCTCAGCGTGATTATGTGTTGGTGCGTGGTGCCTATTTGATTGGCTGCCGCGTTTCAGAACTGGCCAGGTTGCGCTGGTGTGATGTGGAAGCAATCGAAGATGGCGGCCAGGTGCACCTGCTTGGCAAGGGATCAAAAGCTCGAACAGTGCGCATCAGCACCAGCACGCTTGAGCTGCTTGAGTCGCTTGGTGGTGGTGCTGCCGATGCCTGGTTGTTTCCGTCATCACGCACCGGCGAGCACCTGACGCGGCAAGCCATTGGCGACCGGATGCGCCGCTGGGGAAACCTTGCTGGCGTGCATTTGCACCCGCACAAGCTGCGCCACTCGCACGCAACGGTGGCAATTCGACGTGGCGCCGATATATTCGTTTTGCAAGCCACTCTCGGTCACACCAGCAGCGCCACTACCGGCGCTTATGTCGCGGCAAATCCTGCTGACTCGAGCAGC from Cyanobium sp. WAJ14-Wanaka includes:
- a CDS encoding helix-turn-helix transcriptional regulator encodes the protein MLAPSAERRHHSSQTPKHMTLRCTLDFEMKARKLTAKALAAELGVAESSLSKLRRNQFSMIDAKNLEKLCAYFGCQPGDLLHYEADTP
- a CDS encoding tyrosine-type recombinase/integrase, giving the protein MDRADALAFVSRMFDAADAGAAVWCDLELVRRFLAACSRTCSSETRSGYQREIRHLIEWRDQHHAGVPLRLLDPAIAQDFVDGLLQQVETGAIKPRTFNRRIAAISAMYRWASEPCRSGVSGVPRNPMPRRSMLQAAKCTRALTEPDLDSVLGVIAAAARNGCRLAQRDYVLVRGAYLIGCRVSELARLRWCDVEAIEDGGQVHLLGKGSKARTVRISTSTLELLESLGGGAADAWLFPSSRTGEHLTRQAIGDRMRRWGNLAGVHLHPHKLRHSHATVAIRRGADIFVLQATLGHTSSATTGAYVAANPADSSSLRLG